The Cryptosporangium minutisporangium nucleotide sequence GGCAGCGCCGGAGGTTGCGTGCTTCGCCGTCGCGGCGGCCACTGGCGGAGGGATCGGCGTGGCACCGGTCGTCCGGGCAGCCGCAGCCGTTCCGCCGGCCGTGCCAGCCGCAGCCTTCCCGCCGGCCGTGCCGGCGGCGGCCGTGTGGGCGGGAGCCGTCCCGGCCGGTGTGTTTGCGGCATCCGCGTCGGCCGGCGTCGCCGAGGCCGGTGCAGCAGCGGCGCCGCGCGCGGAATGCGAGGTCGCTTCGGAGGGCTCCGCAGCGTCCGTCGGCGCGGGGCCGGACTCCGCCGCAGCTCCTCCCGAGGCCGTGTCCGCTCCAGGCCTCCCAGCGGTCCCATCGGTTCCGCCGGCCCCAGCGGTCCCGAGCGTCTCTGGGGTGGCGGCAGCGTCAGCCGGCCCGGCAAGGTCCGTCGGACCGGCCGCGTTGGTCGCGCCGGCCTCGTTCGCGGGCGCCGGGTTGGCGGGGCGGCGCGGGCGGCGTGGTGGCTGGACCCGATGCCACGCTTGCCGTGCCGCGGCGACCTCGTCCGGCGCGTACGCGGTGACGACCTTCGTCAACGCGTCCAGGCTGACCCGGCGGCGTCCCATCCGGAGCTCGTTGACGGTCGTCTTCGACAGGCCGGTCTCGGCCGCGACCGCACGGACGTTCGTCCGCGCCTGCATCAGTGCCCGGAGGTACCTCCGGAGTTCTTCCTCGGTGCCTACCTGGGCCGGCGACGGTCTCCCGGCCGAGGGCTGGTTCATCCCGGTCTTCTCCCTCGTCGAACCCCGCGGAGCAGTGGCCGTCGGCGTGTCCTGTCCTGTCCCGCCGACGGTTCCCGGCAGCGGGACAGGCCAGAAAGGCCACGTCGTCCTATTAGGGCTCTTCCCTTACTCTGCGCTGCCCAGAGAAAGTGATCTCCGTGAGGTTCTCGGGAGGATAGCGGCTCGCGATCCCGGGAGCCCGTCGGCTCGCGTCCCGGTGGAGGTCCGTGAGGTGGGGGGCACGTGATCGGACCCTCCGCCGGGGCGCAGAGGCCCTAAGGCCCCGAGACACTGGGCCGCCGAGACGCCGGGCCGCGCGGCACCGAGCGGTTCAGGTCGCGAGGTCGGGAGCGATGCGGTCGGCCAAGCGGCGGAGCGCACCCCATGCGAGTGCGCCCGCGTCGGCGTCGACGTAGTCGTCCTCGCCGCCGAGCTCCGGGTCGTCGAGCGGCTCGCCGGTGAGCTGCCGGGCCGCGCGCTCGCAGATCTCCGGCTCCGGCAACACCAGCGGTACGCCGGTCGACTGCGCCGTGACTTGGATCTCGCAGGCCCGCTCCAGGTAGTACATGCGGAGGAACGCCTGCCCCGCGGTGCCGCCGACCGTGAGGAGCCCGTGGTTGCGCAGGATCAACGCCGGGTGCGGACCGAGGTCGGCGACGAGCCGCTCCTGCTCGGCGAGGCTGAGCGCGACACCCTCGTAGGCGTGGTAGCCCACCCGGCCGTAGAACTCCATCGACATCTGGTTCAGCGGGAGCAACCCGTCGCGCTGCGCCGCCACCGCGCAGCCGGCGCGCGTGTGGGTGTGCAGCACGCAGTGGGCGTCGGGGCGCGCCCGGTGCACCGCGCTGTGGATGACGAACCCGGCGGGGTTGACCCCGAATCCCGTCGGCACGGCCGGCGGCGGGTCGACCGGGTTCCCGTCCAGGTCGATCTTGACCAGGCTGGACGCGGTGATCTCGCTGAACAGGAGGCCGTACGGGTTGATCAGGAAGTGGTGTTCCGGGCCCGGCAGCCGCAGCGAGATGTGCGTGTAGATCAGGTCGGTCATCCGGAAGTGGTCGACGAGCCGGTACACCGCGGCGAGTTCGCAGCGCAGTGCCCACTCCGTCGGGCCCCGACCGGTCTCGGCACCGGTCGGGGACGATGCGGCGACGCTCATCAGCCCTCCTCGAGCGCGGCTGCCACCAGCACCTGGAACCGGGCGGTCACCTGGTCCCAGTGCGGCAGCAGGTGGTTGCGGTCGGCGGCCGGGGAGGAGCGTCCCCGCTGCATCCGCTCCAAGATCGGAACGTCCTGGTCGTTGACCTCGAACAGGACCGCGGTCAGCGCCTTCCGGGCGTCGGCGAACTCCGGCCCGGACGCGGAGCTGTCGACGAACACCGCCATGTGTTCGACGGTACGGTTCGCGGCGACCGGTTCGAAACCGATCACCTGGAACCAATCCGCCTCGAGGAACACCAGCGCGTTGGGGAAGAGGCAGAAGATGTCCTGGCGGTCGCGGAGTGCTGCTGGTACGTCCCCGAATATCGGGAGCGGCGTCTCGGTCTTCGCCGCCTTCCCGGCCGCGCCCCGCGGATAGCAGCCGCCGAGGATGTCGTCGGCGAGGACGACGTCCTCGATGTCCGGAGCGGCGGCTGCCGGGCCGACCTGGGGGTGGACGAACGGCAGGTGGTAGAAGTCGAGGAAGTTCTCGACGACGAGCTTCCAGTTCGCGTCGACCTCGTACCGGTCCTCGGCGGCGAGGTGGAGCCGCTCCAGGTCGACCGGAGCCCACCGCTCGCGCAGCGGCGCCAGGGTCTCGTCGGCGCTCCGCTCCGGTTCACCGAGGCAGACCAGCACCATGCCCGCCCACTCGGTGTGCCGGACCGGCAGTAGCGCCAGCGCGTCGCGGGTCGCGTCGTCCGGCGCGGAGCCCTTGGTGCGGTCCCAGTACGGCGTGCCGCAGAGCGCCCCGTCCACCTCGTACGTCCAGTAGTGGTACGGGCAGCGCAGCCGCTTGCGGGTGCTGGGCTCCTCGGAGAGCACCATCCCGCGGTGCCGGCAGATGGCGACCGCGATCGGACGCGCCGACGTGATCTGCACCGCGGTCACCGACGAGGCCGACGAGACGCTCGAACTGCTCGAGGACGTCCGGGCGTTGCCGGGCGTCCTCGGGCTGGAATCCTGGACCCACCTGCGGGTGCTGAAGGAGTCCTACTGACGCGGTGGTGAGGTCAACGGGTGCCGGTGCGGGTCATCCGCGGGCCGGACATCGTCTCGGAGCCGAGTAGCGGCACCACCCGGTCGCCCAGCGGGTCGTCGAGCACCGAGTGCGTCCCGGTCTTCACGCCGCTCGGCTCCGCGAACCGGCCGGCCAGGTCCAGCGGCGTCGCGCCCTCCAGTGACTCGGAGAACGACGACGTCAGGTAGCTGCGGATGCCGTTCAGCAGCCGCTCGGTGTCTTCCCGCGGACGCACGACCAGGCGGACGAACTGGCTGGTGATGCCGAGCTTGTTGCCGCACTCCCGGATCAGCACGCCGTGCCGGGACAGTAGGTAGTCGCGCAGGCGCGGCCCCTCCACCTCGGCGGGCAGCTTGACCAGCACGAAGTTGCCCTGCGAGGGAAAGACCTGCATGCCGGGGATGCGGCGCAGCTCGGTCAGCATCTCGTAGCGGTCCCTGGCCAGCAGCCGCAGGCTCTCCCGGTACTCGGCCAGGTGGTCGCGGAGCATGAAGATCACGGTCTCGGCCAGCGAGTTGAGGTTCCACTTCGGCAGCCGGGAGCCGATCTTCTTGACCAGCGCCGGGTTGCCGACGACGTACCCGAACCGGATACCGTGCAGCCCGAAGTTCTTCCCCAGGCTCTTGAGCACCAGCACGTTGTGCCGCAGCATCGCTTCCTGGGCGATCGACGGGCGGGGCTCGGCGTCCACGAAGTCGATGAACGACTCGTCGACGACCACCAGGTCGCGGTCGGCCAACGAGTCGACCAGCCGGAGCACCTCCCACTTGGGGATGTAGTTGCCGTCCGGGTTGTTCGGGTTGCAGACCACCGCGACCCGCGAGTTGCGCTCGCGGATGAAGTCGACGTAGGCGTCGATGTCCAGCGCGAAGCCACCGGCCTCCGGGAGCTGGAACATGTCCACCCGCTTGCCGGTCTCCAGCGACTGGTCGGTCCAGCGCCCGAACGTGGGCACCGGCGTGGCCATGCTCTCCTGGATCATCAGGTGGTCGATCCAGGTGATGAGCTCGGTTGACCCGTTGCCCATCGCGATCGTCTGCGGCGGCATCTGGAGGAGGCTGGCGAGCTGGCCGGTGATCGCGCCGGCGTCGGTGGGGTAGTACTTCAGGATCGTCTCGAGCTTGGCCGACAGCTCGGCGAACATGTCCGGGGTCGGGAAGTACGGGTTGCACGGGATGCAGAAGTCCGACAGGTCCTCGGAGCCGGAACCCATGCTGCGCGCGAGGGTGAAGTACGACGGGCTGTGGTTGCCCTGCCGGAACATGCCCAAGTCCATCGAGTGCTTCACGCAGGTCCTTCCATCGGGCCGGTCAGCGATCATTTCCCGCGGCTCGCAGTGCTGCACTCCTGAAACGGGTCGGCCGGGGGAGCGGTTCACTACTGGGACGGGCGTTGCCGCCGTATTCTGCGGCGGTGAGCCTCCTCTCGACCGCCGTCGTGACCGTGCTCGGCGCGGCCTGCGCGACCGGCACGGTCTGGTGGGCCCGGCGCGCCGAGCAATCCGTGGCACCGCCCGGTGCCCCGGCTCCGCAACCGGCGGCGGAGCCGGCGCGGGAACCCTGGTGGGAGCGGGCGCCGTGGTGGGCCGCTCTCACCGAGGACGAGCGACGCTGGGTGCTGCAGAACCTCGAGGCCACGGACCCCGATGGGCCAGTTGTGGACCTCCGCTAGTCTCCGCGCCTGTCGGTGCGCCGCTATTCCGGTGGTGCCCCTGCGCGACAGGAGGAACCGGTGACTCAAGCCGGAACGGACGACGAGGTCGATTCAGGACTTAACGGGAGCGAAGCGCCGGTGACGTCGGCGCCCGAGGCCATCGCTCCGGCAGCGTTCGCGGCGCCCGCGCCCGAGGCACCCCCGCCCGCCGCCGCCCCTCCAGCCCCCGCCGCCGTGACGCCCGCGCCGGCCGATGTCGCGGACCCCACCGTCGCGCCTCCGGCCGTCGCGCCTCCGGCCGTCGCGCCCCCGGCCGTCGCGCCCCCGGCCGTCGCGCCTCCGAAGACGCTGATCATCGAGCGCATCCTCCGTGACCGGGAGGGCCTCTGGCGCGAGATCCTCGCCGAGCACCAGCTGAACGCGGTCCTGCGTCGGATGCTGGTCAGCTCGGTCGTCTCGCTCGCCATCTACGGTCTGGTGCTGGGCGCCTCCGCCGGGCCGCTGCAGGCGTTCGCCTCCGCGGTCAAGCTGCCGCTGCTGTTCCTGCTCACGCTCGGGATCTGCCTGCCGACGCTCTACCTGTTCAACCTGGTGTTCGGTGCGCGGCTCTCGATCCGGCAGGCACTCGCGCTGGTGCTCGTCGCGATCACGGTCACCGGCGCGCTCACCCTCGCGTTCGCGCCGATCAGCTTGTTCTTCCTGGTGACGGCGAACGACTACGCGTTCTTCAAGCTGCTCAACGTGCTGATCCTGATGCTCACCGGGTTCGTCGGGCTGAGCGTGATGGTCGACGGGATGCGCGGGCTGAATCGACTGTCCGGACACGAGCCGGACGCACGCCCCCGCCTCGCACCGTACGGCTACGGCTGGCCGGCCCCGTACGACGCTCGGCCCGCGCACGGCACTCCCGCCGGTCCGGTCAGCCACCCCGCGCCGACGCAGCACGGGGCGCCGACGCCGCACGCCGCGCCGACGCCGCACGCCGCGCCGACGCCGCACGGGGCGCCGGCCGCTCCGGCGCAGGTCACCGGAGCACCGGCCCACCCGGCGTCGGTGCCCGGAGCGTTCGACCGGCCGGTCAACACCCGGCTGCTCTACGTCTGGGTGCTGCTCTTCGGCTTCGTCGGTACCCAGCTCGCCTGGACGCTCCGCCCGTTCATCGGGGAGCCGAGCCACCCGTTCCAGCTCTTCCGCGACCTGGAGGGCAGCTTCTACGGCAACGTGCTGGAGACGCTCGCCTCGATCTTCTGACCGACGCGCCGCCAGCTGACGCTGGTTGTCGCCGTTTCGGGGTGACCGCCGCGATGGATGTCGCGCCTCCCGTGCCATGGCCGGAAGGCGCGACATCCATCTGATGCGTCGCCCGGAAGGCGCGACAACCACGCCGCGCATCGCCCGGGATGCGCGACAACCACGTGACCCGTCGCCCGGATAGCGCGACAACCACGGCGCGGATTGACGGCCCGTGGGAACGGAGACGGCCCGCCCGGCGAACCGGGCGGGCNNNNNNNNNNNNNNNNNNNNNNNNNNNNNNNNNNNNNNNNNNNNNNN carries:
- a CDS encoding class II aldolase/adducin family protein, with protein sequence MSVAASSPTGAETGRGPTEWALRCELAAVYRLVDHFRMTDLIYTHISLRLPGPEHHFLINPYGLLFSEITASSLVKIDLDGNPVDPPPAVPTGFGVNPAGFVIHSAVHRARPDAHCVLHTHTRAGCAVAAQRDGLLPLNQMSMEFYGRVGYHAYEGVALSLAEQERLVADLGPHPALILRNHGLLTVGGTAGQAFLRMYYLERACEIQVTAQSTGVPLVLPEPEICERAARQLTGEPLDDPELGGEDDYVDADAGALAWGALRRLADRIAPDLAT
- a CDS encoding aromatic ring-hydroxylating dioxygenase subunit alpha produces the protein MVLSEEPSTRKRLRCPYHYWTYEVDGALCGTPYWDRTKGSAPDDATRDALALLPVRHTEWAGMVLVCLGEPERSADETLAPLRERWAPVDLERLHLAAEDRYEVDANWKLVVENFLDFYHLPFVHPQVGPAAAAPDIEDVVLADDILGGCYPRGAAGKAAKTETPLPIFGDVPAALRDRQDIFCLFPNALVFLEADWFQVIGFEPVAANRTVEHMAVFVDSSASGPEFADARKALTAVLFEVNDQDVPILERMQRGRSSPAADRNHLLPHWDQVTARFQVLVAAALEEG
- a CDS encoding histidinol-phosphate transaminase, which gives rise to MKHSMDLGMFRQGNHSPSYFTLARSMGSGSEDLSDFCIPCNPYFPTPDMFAELSAKLETILKYYPTDAGAITGQLASLLQMPPQTIAMGNGSTELITWIDHLMIQESMATPVPTFGRWTDQSLETGKRVDMFQLPEAGGFALDIDAYVDFIRERNSRVAVVCNPNNPDGNYIPKWEVLRLVDSLADRDLVVVDESFIDFVDAEPRPSIAQEAMLRHNVLVLKSLGKNFGLHGIRFGYVVGNPALVKKIGSRLPKWNLNSLAETVIFMLRDHLAEYRESLRLLARDRYEMLTELRRIPGMQVFPSQGNFVLVKLPAEVEGPRLRDYLLSRHGVLIRECGNKLGITSQFVRLVVRPREDTERLLNGIRSYLTSSFSESLEGATPLDLAGRFAEPSGVKTGTHSVLDDPLGDRVVPLLGSETMSGPRMTRTGTR